Sequence from the Melioribacteraceae bacterium 4301-Me genome:
TTTGCAGACCAGCTGTGAACATTTCGAATAAGCCAGCCGAATTTTACTTCTGTAACAATAAACCTGACACTTTCGTATGCGCTGTCTTCGCCCGGCTTATAGTAAAGTAAAAGTAAAATTCCTGTTACTAGTTGAATAAAAAAGAGAAAAAGTGTAACGCCGCCTAAATAATACCAAAGCGAATGTTTATGAATGGGCACTTTTTTGTGGAGTAGAAGATTTCGTATTGGTGTTAGGTCAAACCTTTCATCCAACCAAGAAACTAAATTTGATGTAATTTTTTTCATCATAATTTAACCTGCAGATGTAATTACAATTTCGTCGTTAATTATTTTTACATCGTATGGAGTTAATGGTCTTGGTGGCGGTCCAGAAACATTCCTGCCATTAAGATCATAAATACCGTTATGGCACGCACACCAGATTTGGTGGGTATCACTTTTGTATTGTACTATGCACTCTAAATGAGTGCATGTTGCAGATAATGCCTTAAAGTCTCCTTCAACAGTTTTTATGAGAATTACCGGCTTCCTTCCAAATTTTACAATCTTATAACTGTTATTTGGAAAATCCGATGCTGAGCCGACTTTAACTGAATTTACTTTTGGTTCTGAAATTTTAGGGGGAATTAAATATGAAAAGATTGGATAAAATATTGCCCCCAAACCAGCAATTCCACTAAGACTTAATAAAATATTCAAGAATTTTTTTCTATTGAGTGTCATTTTCTTTTATTTGTTATTTAGTTCGAAAATTTGTGATTAATTTTATTATTCTTTGTGTTAGTTTACAGTTGTAACATTTTTATTCTCATTATCTTCTTTTTCTGTATCCTCCTTCAACTTAAATTTTGTATAAAGAATAGAAGTAATAATAAGAACTATTCCCAATGCCAAGAAGGATATTATTCTATAGCTAGGTTCTAACATCGTAATTCCGATAATCAGAACATATATAATTGTAAGAACCAAAGTAAGAAGTGCCATCCATCTGTATTTTTTGTTGTTCAGCAGTTTGCTCATCAAATAATAAAATAGTGCAACACCAATCCAAGAAAGACTAACATATTGTTGTGGAATAATATGATATAATGCATAGGGAAACATGAAAAATGCCGTTACTAAGTATGCAATTCTCATCTTTTCTGTTTTTAACTCTAATCGGTCTTTTTGCCAGTTTAAGATTCTCGCACTTAGAAGCGCTACGAACCCAAAGCTTAAACTTACCCATCCTATTCTGCCAGCAAGAATTAAATAAGCAATAAACAACAATAAATAGATTATGAAATTTGCAACAACTATAAACTTTGAACGGAACCAAATTGCAGTGGAAACCACAAGTAAACTTTGCCAGCAAAGCCATATAAAAAA
This genomic interval carries:
- a CDS encoding ubiquinol-cytochrome c reductase iron-sulfur subunit; translated protein: MTLNRKKFLNILLSLSGIAGLGAIFYPIFSYLIPPKISEPKVNSVKVGSASDFPNNSYKIVKFGRKPVILIKTVEGDFKALSATCTHLECIVQYKSDTHQIWCACHNGIYDLNGRNVSGPPPRPLTPYDVKIINDEIVITSAG